The following DNA comes from Rhinolophus sinicus isolate RSC01 linkage group LG06, ASM3656204v1, whole genome shotgun sequence.
CCAAACAGGACAGGCCCAGCAGTGAGAAGATCACAAACATTAGAGCTGTTAGGTCATCAGAGACTGTCTTGTTTTTCAAAGGAGTTATGATGGACAGATTTAGTAAATCAGATACtgaatgcccagttaaatttgaatttcaggtaaatgacaaaaaaaatgtttttttgtgtgtatgtccCAATATTGCATGGAACatacttcaaaaaaattattttttatttatctaaaattcaaatttcattgggctccctgtattttatctggcaaccctgaGAGGAGAGGTGCCGAGAGGAAAAGGAACTTGCCAGGGTCACACAGGAGGCCAGGTTTCACAGCCAGGTGTGTTGGTTCCCAGACCACTGCTACTTCTCCCTCCAACACACATACCCCAGctttctggatttttgttttgttttgttttgtttgttacttaAGGCTAATGCTTGCTGGGCTGGGTGCTTGGGACTCGCGTATATTACAGGGAAAGAACCACAATTCGAGGAGGCCCAGAGGAGAAGCAGCACACCCACAGAGCATACAAGGGAGAGCAGGGACCAGGTTAGGCCCTCAGGAGATTTAGGTCCAATCCAGGCTTATCTCCACGTGACTGTGATCATGAACCTGACACGAAATGCTCCAAGGCTTGGTTTCTTAAGTATCAAATGGGCACAATGGGGCCTtgttgtgcaggagaccctgctcgctgtgccatttgtcgtgcagggtgtcatggtGGGGTCTcacctcctgctccccacataagaacgcaggacactgtgaggccaaaaaggaacacccacggagccataagtaggggagtcatagcactatattctccctggaagcatccgcctctctgcaatccgctcttgctagctcagccaccatcttcttgctagcccccatttcttctgcttgcgtagtcacagcagttatatcagtggccaatggctcactggttacagctgacggccaactagccacagttgatggccatttactacccgagccaacacctttctatgtgaggccgagagcctggaaactgctttctggggctctgtccccacaggcctaTTTCCAAAGGGTTACTTGGAAAATCATCAGAGACGAGCAAATCCCGAAAAGCTGGCTGCTTGTGTGCTGTGGAGCACTTTGTGCCTGTGCTGTTTTTTATCACGGCCCATGAAGACGGGGGATAAGTTTCCTTGTGTGAAGCTGAGAGTTTCACCCAAGCTTCCCCACCCTGCCGACTCAGGGCTAAATCCCAGGCCCGACCCCCAAAGCCCCACTAACGGATCCGACCCATCATGATTTACGGGAACTCACACCAGTGATCAATCATCCTTAATTTGTAACTGGGCAGTGTCCTAGGCCAGCCAATAGCGAAGACCAACAACCGCCCCCCCCCCTCgcccagccacacacacaccccaccctcccTGACCCTGAGGGACTATCCACTCAGTCTGCCCTGAAGCTGCTTAGTGACCAGGAGTTGGGAGCAGGTTTGGttcttgggggggtgggggtggcggtctcctcatctctctctttccctcccccagtTTCCCGCCCCGTTTTATCTCTGCAGTCTCTATAGGCTTGCTTCCACTTGAGACTTCtgcccccccctcccctctcctgtcccctctcccctccaaggTTGTCGTGCCCAACCCCCTCTGGACCACCTcttctcccccagcctctggcctcATTGTTTGGCTAAAGCAGGACCCCCTGGATGGAACAGATGGACGGAGACCGGGCCTGGGGGGAGAGGCAGGGCCAGCGGGTGCCGGGAAAGGGAAGCGgtttggagaaaacaaaacagagggaggagccagggaggaggtggctgggagagggaggaggacgGCATTCGCTGAGAGGGTCTAGGGCCTGGAATGGAATGGGGGCGGGCCCCGGGGTGGGGGCCCGCTGAGCCCCGGAGCTGGCTTCCACGCAGGCTTGCTCCGCAGGTCCGGGCTGACGTCGCCGCCCAGATGGCCTCCAGGCTGACCCCGCTGaccctcctgctgctgctgctgctggccggGGTGAGTGGCCCCTtcgtggggtggggggtgggggggctgaggGTTAACCCTTTAGGCTCCGGAGCCTGAGAAGAGTTATGAGCAAGCGACATTCGTAGAGAGCGTGGaaagagcaggggtgggggggggtaggGACTCAGATGGAAGCAGGTTCGAATCCTAGCCCGCTACGCACCAGCCGTGGTGGCCTTAGCAAGTCACTTCTCCGAGACTACCTGCCCTGATGTGTAAAGTGGAAATGAAGGAGAAGGACCAAAGAGGGCAAAGAGATGGACTGCGTTTTGTGATATAAAAGCAAGGGGTTGTTGTGGACGCTGAGCTGCGAGGTAGGATGTTGGCTGCTGAGACACAGGCTCTCCCAAGGCTGGAGCCTGTGAAAAGCCGAGGGGGAGTGGCAGCAGACACACCTGGGCCTGAGTGGGGGTTAATCGCAATGCGAGGTCCCGGTGGTCTGGGAGGTCATCGGTAAGGGCTGAGCCTAGTGCTTGGGTGCTTACTTGGATGCTTACTTTGGCCTATGTGTTCATGTGTGTGGAAGGTGGCACCGTAGTGCTCTTTGAGATTCAGCAGGTGATGTAGTGATGAGCCGGGACCTAGAATCAGACCGAAGTTTGACTCCTACTTCTTCCTCCCGCTTCTGTGAGACCCTGGGCTAGTTACTTAATATGCCTCAACATAGGTTTCTTTGATCAGTGAAATGGAATAATACATGATTTCTCAGCCTGGAACTGtggacatttggggctggataattcctCTTTATGATGCGCTGTCTGTGCATCTTAGGATGTGTTGCAGTGtccctggcctctatccactagattCCGGTAGCGTCTCCGCCCTCCCCccatctctttccctcccttatgacaaccaaaaatgcctcCAGATATTGCCACATGTCCTCTGGGGTCAAAATTGTCTCTGAGAGCCATTGGTCTATActatttcttcttccccttttccttcctttcttccgccttcctctcctcccatctcttcttcacttcctctccccttttccttccttccttccttccttccttccttttggaaTGACTGTTGTTTTCAATACCCACTAATGGGTTGCAACCTACAATATGAAAAATCATTGTTCTAAAGCAAAGGCCACAAGCTCAAATAACTATATTGGCCAGGTAGGTTAGCCAAGAcgggcaaatatttttttaaatattttaataattgcaaGAACATAGATAAATGGCTGTTGACACTCAGCTCCAAAGTTTGGGAAACAACTTTCTATATGGCAGTAATTGCTCAGCAATAACAGACTCCCTGCGTAGTCCTCGTCTTCCACAGAGAATATCCCtgcgcccacccccaccctgctcctgccTTGCCCTCTCTCTGAAGGAATTAGTAGTGGTGGCTTCAGGACACACCTTTTACCCTCCAGGCTTTTTCAGGAATTATTTTCAGGTACAGGATATTGTCCACATCCCACCTTCTCTTGCTTTGAGTGTTTGAGGGGATTGTGCCTCAGAGAAAAATGGAACTCAGTTTCTTGAACCACAGGCTAGAGCCTCCTCAAATCTGAATGGTACCAGCAACAGCTCCATGGATCCAGAGAGCCTGCCAggggaaagcaaagaaaacaccTCAGAGGAAGAGAACCCCAGGAATGTATCCATTCAGCACAGCGTGGAGAGCCCCAAGAATCTACCCACGCAACACACCGTGGACTCTTCCACCATGCCGACAACCAACTCAACCATCCTAACAGCCAATACCACTTTGCCACCCACCTCCCAGTCCTGCAACCAGTCCACCACTGAACCCATTCAACCAACTACCCAGCCCACTACTGGGCCCCTCTGCCCGGGGCCTATCATTTCCTGCCCTGACTCGGAGAGTCATTCAGCAGACACCATATTGAGGGAGGCTTTGATGGATTTCTCCCTGAAGCTCTACCACGCCTTCTCGTCAGTGAAGAAAGCTGAGACCAACATGGCTTTTTCCCCTTTCAGCATCGCTAGCCTGCTCACTCAGGTCCTGCTTGGTAAGAACCTGACTGAGTTCTCTCCAGGCTGTATGTTCTCCCCAACCCAGATACAAAGCTATGCCTCTGTGAGGAAGCTGTAAAAATGGGCCACGTGTGGGGGGAGGAGTAATCTTTTTATTCTTGAacactcatttatttcatttaacaatgaTTTAATAGGCACTATTGCTTATAAAACCCTATAGACTATACGAGAACATATAAAACAAGGTCCCAGCCGCCACCCATTGTTCAAGGTAAGGCAATAAGGGAGCTGCAACTGAAAGTGATAGACGTAGAGTAGAGTAGAATTGTGATAACGCTGCTTCCTAGCTGTGGGGCCTTGGGTAAATCacgtaactttttttttttttttttaatttattggggtgacaattgttagtaaaattacatagatttcaggtgtacaattctgtattacatcatctataaatcccattgtgtgttcaccacccagagtcagttctccttccaatcACCATAGACTTAGCTTTTTGAGCCTGAGTCCTCATGTGTAAAAATGGAGATGGTTGTATTTACCTCTGAAAGTTAAGCAGATAGCCCAGTGCGGCTTGGTGGGAGGTCAAAAAAATGTTAATCTCTGTGCCTTCCTGAGGGATCAGTGTCAAGTCCTCAGGGGTAATTACCCTAGGAATGGCACAAATTGCTACAAGCCCTGGAGACAGTCACTGCAAGGGGGAAATTCCAGGCAGGCTACTAGAGCCAATAATACAATGAGCATAAGAACCCTTCTGGAATCCCAGAATCCTAACATCCTTatcctctacccactagatgctgCTAGCAACCCTCCACCCCGCTCCATTCATGACAACCAAAGTGTTtttagacattgccaaatgtcccctaggAGGCACATTTCAGTTGATGGGTTTGGGTTAATTTCTTTATTGCCCAAAAGATGCGGCTTGAATCCTGTTTCAATCCTCCACTTATTAACTCTGTGGTCTTAAACTGAGTAGATCACTTAATCCCTtaaaacctcagtttcctcatccgcaCAATGGGGATAGTAATTATCCTTATGTAAAAGGGTTATTATGATTCAATGACATCATACTGGGGAAACACTTTAATGCCTGGAACCAAGTAAGTGCTCAATCAATTTTATCTATTACTGTACAGAAGAtgtgtacaataaatatttaataatgaataCCTGAAAGGGTATTGCGCATCCATCGTCTTTTATAATTCTCTGATGTCTCCTTTTAATAGTGATCTAGCGTCCCTGCCTACAGGGTGAACCTGTGTAAACCCAAACCAACTAAATAATAGTTAATGTGAAATAGTGATTGGACCAGGCTTTGAATGATGAGGGGAATAAAAATCAGTCTTCCAAGACCATGTTTCCATCTGTGGGGATAATGTGATTCCCCTCCAGAGCAGGCAACAACCCCCCATTCCAGCCTGGTCCCTCAAAACTGGTCCTGAATGGTGGGGCCCCCACGCCTCCTGCAGTTGCCCCTCATCTCTACCCTTTGTTGTAGGGGCTGGGAGCAGCACCAAGGAAAACCTGGAGACCGTCCTCTCGTACCCCAAGGACTTTACCTGTGTCCATGAGGCCCTGAAGGCCTTCACTTCCAAAGGCTTTACCTCAGTCTCTCAGATCTTCCACAGTCCAGGTGAGTGCCCAGGGCGGGGTCGCAGCTGCTGAGCAGGGGGTCCTGAGGGGATTCTGAGGGGACCCAGCACTACGGAAAGAGGACAGAGGGAGTTAAGGCTAATACATTTTGATGGACTGCAGAGCAGGTAAGGGCCTCAGCAGACATATCAAGTGGCTCCAGGAGCTGGGTAGTTCCCCTGGTGAGactctgggcaagtcatttgCATTCATCAACTCTGTTTAGTGTACGAGTTCATGAATAGATCGAGTTCAGGCTAGAGAGCTATagataaaaaatttttctttgctaaTCTGGGTTGGGGGAGTCTTGGGGCTCCTAGTCTTTGTACGTTTTTTGGTATTATATCAATTTGTTGTCATTTACATGGGTTAGATTATTAAGTAGGTAATAAGAGCAATAAACTTCCCAAATGATCTAATgcagttattttcaaattttgttccCCAGAGCCCTAGGGTTCTGAGGCTGAGCTGCTTCGGGAGTCATGcatggtgggagtgggggattagggaggctggggggggggggggcaccacTTCCTGTGAAAGGGAGATGGAGCCAGTTAGGCTCTGAGCTCCTGCCCAGCCTCAACCAGAGCCCTTTTATATTATGGGCTTCAGACATGACTTCATTTGAAAACATAGTTCTGCTGCTTAATAAGGTTTGAAACCTACAGATCTAGTCTGACCCTCTGTTTAAATaaggggaaacatttttttcctgtctattttttttaacttaggaaAACAATACTCCTTCATTGTAGACactgagaaaatacagaaaagcaaagagaaagaaaattcacCTATCACCCCATTatcttaaaaagcaaacaaacgaaaaaaacacCCTCTTTTTAGGGTTGAGAAAATATGGCTCAGATGTATTTGATTAACATTGGCATTTACTTATTTGCTATAAATCAACTTTGTCCTCTGTCTTGCTAGGTTGGTGGAAAATACAGCTGCATTCAATATTAGTTATTTAGTCCAGGAAAAGTTTCTCTTTCAAACACTATTGTCTTTAGTGGACCTGGGCTTTGGAGAGCAAAAGCCAGGAAGTCTGGTTACAAACTTCTGCTGAGGCCAGGAAGCGGACTCTGTTCCCTCTTtaatgaagggaagaaaagaggaaatatacAGGCAAACGGAAGTTCAGCTCTCAGAGTTATCTAGCTGAGCTATGGCCACATggcaagcagcagcagcaagagcCTAGGATGGGCATGTCTTCTGTCCCAGTTCAGGATTTGCCTTCTTTGGGCCTCATTGCCATGGCAATGAGGGGTGGGCTGGACCTCTGCTCCAATGTGCTGTGTTCATTGGAGTGAGCAGCAAGTGACAGGAAACAAGCTCCCTCTCAAAGCCTGCTTTTGGAAGGGGAGAGGGTGTTCAAGGGACTCATGCCTCCTTCTCTCCAcctgtcccccgcccccccagacGTGGCCATAAGGGATGCCTTTGTGAACGCCTCTCGGAGCCTGTATGGCAGCAGTCCCAGAGTCCTGGGAAATGACAGTAGTGACAATTTGGACCTCATCAACACCTGGGTGGCAGAGAAGACCAACCACAGGATCAAACAGATACTAGACAACCTGCCCTCCGACACCCAGTTTGTCCTCCTCAACGCGATCTACCTGAGTGGTAAGTGAGCCCTGGACCAGATCATCTTCCCTTCCTGagtccttcctcccctcctgcctTCAAGTTCCAGGACTGGATCCCATGGTACCTGTCCCACCCCTTGCTAACAAGTATTTCAGCTCTCCATCCTCTCTTCACCTGCATTAGAGTAACCaccccccttccctccagccaaGTGGAAGACAACATTCGATCACACAAAAACCACGACAGAGCCCTTTTACCACAAATCCTCTGCGATAAAAGTGCCCATGATGACCAGCAAGAAGTACCCGGTGGCCCATTTCACTGACCCGACTTTGAAGGCCAAGGTAAGTTCTTGGCTCTTGCCACTCTTGAGTGTCCTGATTTCTCTCTGCTATGGCCCCATCACTTTGGGGTGCACCCTTGCTAATTCATCATTTCTACTCCTTCCCTCTGTATTTCCaccctgtcttttctctttctcccttcttcagCCTAGGCCGAGGCAGACGTTGTATATTTTAGGCTGGAAAGCAGGATTCTAAAGTTTCTTCATTCATCTCTGCTGTGTTGAATGGCAAAAAGTGAGTTGTGTTTCTCTGCTGTGCATCTAatgtatgcatgcatatacaGCATGCATgcgtatgtgtacatgtgtatatctgtgtgtatacatgtggTAAGCATGCGTGAGCACATGTATTAAATGGCTTAAATTCCTTAGCAGAAATTGAACAGTGTAATTTCAgtggatggggagggaggagggaagacagAATATGCAGCCCAGAGGATTCTACTTAGTAAATTGTCTCATGCCCAGTGATCAGATATTTCGCCTCATTAGGAGAGCAAGACGCAGACCTATGAGACAGAAAACAATGGGAGACACACGTGTGACTTCGTTCTAGGCTGAGAAGTAAAGGATATGTCTGGGAACTCCAGGCTTGTTTCCACTTGGGGGCTGTCCTTCGCTTTTCCTCTGCCTAGATCCTCCTTTCCTCAGATTTTCACTTGTTACTTCTGTTCATCCAGGTCTGCTCAGAGGTCACCTTGGTGGAGGGGCCTTCCCCCTCCTTAAAGGAGCCCCCCCTTCTCACCCTGTAACATCACCctgttttagtatattcatggtTTTTATCACTATCTGAAATTATGTTATTTGCAATTATTTGATTACAATATTATCTATCTCCCTGAAATACTCTCTCTCTCCTTGGGAACAGAGACCTTACATGTCTTGTTTTTACAACAATATCCCCAGCACTCAGAACAATGCCACATGTAATAAGTGCTCATGatatgtttgctgaatgaatgaatgaaggaattcATTGGAGGTATGAGAAGCTGGGAagacttcatggaggaggtggcttTTCACCATTCCTGCACTTTTCTGCCCGCTCATCCATCCCTATTCAATGAATTGACCATTCATAACTGTTGAACAAAACCAGAATAGCACATGTGTAAGGCAGAGGACAGTGAATATATATGGCATGTTTAGTCCATCATGGCATGTTTAGAGTGCTAAATCAGAGTATATGGAGGGAGAGTATCAATGTGATGTCTTTTTCATCACCCAATTGAATTCTGTAGTCTAGATTCTTCTCAGCCATCTCAACGTCTACCATAATGTTCTTTTCATGATAGTCTCATATCCTGTTAGTCTAAGATTTCTCAACGTTGGCACAATTGACATTTTGGGTTAGAGAATTCTTTGTTATGGGGTACTATACTGGGCATTGGAggatttagcagcatccctggcttcttcccactagatgccagtagcactgtGGCCCCCCTGTTCTACCCACCCACAGctatgacaaccaaaatgtctctggacattgccaaatgtcccctgggggcaaatTCGCCCTGGGTTGAGAACCCCTATATTAGACCCATGGGTCCTGCACTTCTCACACTTTTGTTTGGCCATCAGGGAAAGTCATTCTAATCGCAAACTGGAAAAGTAAGCTGGGATCGGCTTGTACACAATCTTGAATGTCACACTAAGAGATATATACTTAATCTCATAGGCAGTGAAGAGCCATCAAAAGTCTTAGAAAAGGACTGACCCAGTAACTCTGGTGACACCTTTCACACGTTATGTACTTCATGCACAAGACACTTGAGAGGAAGGGAATGGCTCGCAGAGCTCACATCACGTGCCTGTATTACATAGCTGGTCAGTAGCAGAGTCAGTGTGTGAGCAGAAACTTGTGTTCATGCTCTGCACCTCACCAGCGCAGAGTCAGACCGGCACTGTTCACCCAGCTGGCATCCCCATTTCATGGCAAAGCCCGGGAGCCGAGGTCTGGCTGCTGCTTGCTGAAGTAGTACAGACTAGGGCAGCGGACTGAAGGTCAGCCTTGGCCGGACTCACAGGGTAGGAAGACTGAGGTGCATCTCTTATTCTCCAGGTGGGGCAGCTGCAGCTCACCCACAACCTGAGCTTGGTGATCCTGGTGCCCCAGAACATGAAACACCGTCTTGAAGACATGGAGCGGGCTCTCACCACGTCTGTGTTCAAGGCGATCATGAGGAAGCTGGAGATGACCAAGCCCCAGCCCACTCTCCTGATGATGCCCCGCATCAAAGTGAAGAGCAAGCAGGACATGCTGTCAGTCATGGAGAAGCTGGGTGAGCCCTGGCAGCCCGGGCTTGCTCCCAGAccatcggggggggggggggtccctaAAAGACAGTTAGCACTGTTAGAGTATTTTTCACATCCGTAATCTCAGGTTGTCCCTCAGTCCTGTGAGTTAGAAGGGCAGGTGCTATTATCCCATGAGAGCATTGAGGAAGTGACTCAGAAAATGTACATGACCTAGCCAAGGTCCCTGGAGCTCGTTAGCAGTGAGCCAGAACACCAATCCAGGTCTCCAGCTCCCTCGACTGTTTCCACTGTGGTTCATTGTGGCAGAGACTGGAACAGGTGACTAAGGTGGGCCACGGGTGCTTCTCCCCGAGACATTTCACAACACTCAGCCACTCCAAGGAATATGCAAGAGGCAATCTGGGCAAGAGGCTCTGGAGGCTTCTGAGTTTAGGAGAGGCAACAGAGACTCCGTTCCTTAACCTTTGGCCTCACTTCCTGATCTTTGACTTCATGTCCAGATATATCACTTCATTTTCTGTTAAAGAACTTGACCTTCTAGTAGATGCTCTTGTTTCCAGTATATGATATCACACTCTTGTATATGACCTCATGTGATGACAAATGACCTCTTTCCGATACAGTACCTCATTCCAAGGTCATTGTTGACAAGCAGAGACATCACTTTCCTGGTTTAGGTGTGGGGGTGAGAGCAAGGCCGCTCACCACTTGAAAGAAGGTGGTGGTTGGAGTGAAGATGGGCCCACTGGCAGAGGAACCCATGAACTGGACCAGAAGTCgtgatatatatttttgataagcaaggaggaggaagaagagagtaCTGGGACTTGGGACCGACCGAGAAAATTCAGGACAAATGTCTCCAGCAGCTGAGGGTTCCAGGCTGGTCATTGACtcattgtttttctctggttATGCCCTAGAATTCTTTGATTTCTCTTACGACCTCAACCTGTGCCGGCTGACAGAGAACTTGGATCTTCAGGTTTCTGCAATGCAGCACCAGACGGTGCTGGAGCTGACAGAGAGTGGGGTGGAGGCGGCTGCAGCCTCGGCTATCTCTGTGGCCCGCAATTTGCTGCTCTTCGAAGTACAGCAacccttcctcttcctgctctggGACACACAGCACAGGTTCCCTGTCTTCATGGGGCGGGTGTATGACCCCAGGGCCTGAGACCTGCAGGGGCCAGGCTAGGGCCAGCCCTACCCCTCAGGCCTCAGCTCCCCCATTACAGCCCTGCTACTGCCTGCCTGGACTTGTCTCCAACCACCACCCACCTTAAGTGTCCTCAGTTTTCCACCTGAAGGGCTCCCGCAGGGTCTGGTGAAGGGACCTGCTTCTAGTGTCCCTTCCCTGTGACTCTCCAAACCACTTTTTGCAGCTTTCTCTGGTTCAAGTTCACTAGACTCTACAAATAAAACTTGGCAGACCATTACTTTCTCTCTCATTTGTCCTTCAGTTTTTAAGGACAAGGGCTACCATGCCCCTGTGTCAGCTAGCTATTGCTTTGTAACAAGTCACTCTGACTTAGTGACTTAAGACAGCAATCATTTATTTCACCTAAGCCTCTGGGTTGGCTGAGTGGTCTTACGGAACCGGGGTGGACCTGGCTGATATCCCTGGGGCTCACTTACATATCTGTGACGGTTGCCAGGTTGGTGGTGACGTGGCTAATCGACAGTGGCCTCAGCTGGGATCCTCCATGTCTCCTACATCCTTCCAGCAGGCTAGCCTCCATTGGCAGTGTTTCAAGAAAGGAGTCAGAAACAGGCCGTCTTTTTCACATCTCGGCACCTCTGCTTGCATCAAGTTTACTAGTGTCCCATCAGCCAATGCAAGCATGTTGCATGGccagacctggagctgaacggaaAGGCACTACAGTGACTGAGCAGTTAATCGGAGGCTATTCATGCAGTCCCTGTCTCCCTTGTCTGTGACAACAGTAATAACAGTAACTATCATTGTTGGGAACTTGCACAGGTGGCCTGCTAAGAGCTTTGCAGACATTCATCCTCACGACACCTTTATATGGTAAACTCTCAACTGGGAGAGAGTGTGTTCCTCAAAGCCATGCAGTTAGGAAACGGCAGAACGGGGTTCGAAAGCATGACTACGTCTAAGTTCATGGTCTTTATCTTCTATGTCTCTGCCCTCTTATCTTAAAAGTCCTGCCTGTATTTGTTCAACAAACACAGTGCCCATGTGTCGGTGGCACTAAGCGCAGAGGATGTAAAGATGACTTAAACTAGTGCCTGCCTTCAAAACCTACAGCTTGATGGCAGAGACAGGAAGACAAAATTTTAACCCAGCATGCTCTGTTCATCTCTGAATATGCCTCCTAATGTGTGTTTTCCCATTTCTAGTTTATCCTCAGACTCACGTTTTAGTCCTTCTACCTCCCATTTTGCCTTTCTCCCTCCTAATCCCATCTTTTTGTCTCCGTCCCGTCTCTGCTTCTCCCTTTGTCTCCATCCTCCActgtctctcccttctctccttggTACAGTGTTGGCCACCCAAACGTGCTGACTGATTTCTGACTTCAGTCCTTTCAGCTGCAGGTCAGGTCATCCTTGCCCTCTCCCAGCTCTCATTCAGATATTCCGGTTGGCAGCCACAAGCAGCCTAGAGGTACGCATACCCCCCTCCCATGACAACACATAGGGATTTGGCCATCAATCCACAGACATTTCTCAAGCATCTGCCCTATAGGGTCTCAACTTAGATCAAACTAGTCCTGCCCgagatgtttctttttcttttttttaattacatttattggggtgacaatggttagtaaccAGGATGTTTCTATGAGGTGTTTTCCTTAAGGCCATCAGAGCCCCCACTCGAGAGACATCTGCTGCCTGCAGAATCTGGCTTCCCCATCTGCCTCTCACAGAGTACCCTGGTGataaggagaaactgaggcatgggggCAATGCGGTAACTGACTAGTTGGGTTCTGCAGCCAGGCAGTAGCTCTCAGCTTTTCGGGCTGGTCCCCTTCTCTGTGGCCTGCGCTGGGTGCCAAATTCCAGGCTGAAATGCAAGATGAGAGCTGACCCAAGCTTCCGGTGTGCTCTTTCTAGTTCATGCACACTCTGGTCGAGGTCGGGCCTGtctgagaggggaaaaaaggctgGATTTGATCATTCTTTTTCAGCATAGCCCCTACCCTGTCGGTCATCTACTACCACTTGCTTCCTACTTCAGGACCTGGCTCCCCAGGTGGACAGAACCTCAGAATGCCAGGTCAGAGGCATTCCTTGCAACTCAGACTCccagccaaggctgagaaccaaACAAGAGTCACTCTGATGTGACTTGTAGCTCTGGGGGCATGGAGAGATCACCACTTCACATCAGTCTTGATTGGCAGCGTGATCTCTACATGCCCTACCCAAAAGACAGTCTCTCAGGCTGATAGGAAGATGGCAAATTCCCAtgtgggctggtcccacactgaTTCTTCTGTGAGCAACGGTTGAAAGCAATGGAACCTCCCAAATTAAGGAAGATTCCCCACTCCTGGAGGAGATACTGACCAGATTACAGCAAAGTCAGGAGGTGGGAAGCGATTCTGACCCATGGGAACAGAACTTTGCAAATTTTTGACCCTACCCCCACCCCGTGCTGTAAGCCAGGTATTATTCCTGTTTGTGAGATAAGGAAGCTaaaactcagaaaggttaagtaactatCCAAAGGTCATACAGTTGTAAAGTGATCCCATGTCTGAATTCAAATGTATTCGGTGACTTATTTGGCCAGGCTATTTCCTTTCTGCCCAAACCAGACTATAAATCAGTTCTGTGTTTTCTTATGCCCTGTACCATGTGCCC
Coding sequences within:
- the SERPING1 gene encoding plasma protease C1 inhibitor isoform X1 — translated: MASRLTPLTLLLLLLLAGFLEPQARASSNLNGTSNSSMDPESLPGESKENTSEEENPRNVSIQHSVESPKNLPTQHTVDSSTMPTTNSTILTANTTLPPTSQSCNQSTTEPIQPTTQPTTGPLCPGPIISCPDSESHSADTILREALMDFSLKLYHAFSSVKKAETNMAFSPFSIASLLTQVLLGAGSSTKENLETVLSYPKDFTCVHEALKAFTSKGFTSVSQIFHSPDVAIRDAFVNASRSLYGSSPRVLGNDSSDNLDLINTWVAEKTNHRIKQILDNLPSDTQFVLLNAIYLSAKWKTTFDHTKTTTEPFYHKSSAIKVPMMTSKKYPVAHFTDPTLKAKVGQLQLTHNLSLVILVPQNMKHRLEDMERALTTSVFKAIMRKLEMTKPQPTLLMMPRIKVKSKQDMLSVMEKLEFFDFSYDLNLCRLTENLDLQVSAMQHQTVLELTESGVEAAAASAISVARNLLLFEVQQPFLFLLWDTQHRFPVFMGRVYDPRA
- the SERPING1 gene encoding plasma protease C1 inhibitor isoform X2, which produces MASRLTPLTLLLLLLLAGARASSNLNGTSNSSMDPESLPGESKENTSEEENPRNVSIQHSVESPKNLPTQHTVDSSTMPTTNSTILTANTTLPPTSQSCNQSTTEPIQPTTQPTTGPLCPGPIISCPDSESHSADTILREALMDFSLKLYHAFSSVKKAETNMAFSPFSIASLLTQVLLGAGSSTKENLETVLSYPKDFTCVHEALKAFTSKGFTSVSQIFHSPDVAIRDAFVNASRSLYGSSPRVLGNDSSDNLDLINTWVAEKTNHRIKQILDNLPSDTQFVLLNAIYLSAKWKTTFDHTKTTTEPFYHKSSAIKVPMMTSKKYPVAHFTDPTLKAKVGQLQLTHNLSLVILVPQNMKHRLEDMERALTTSVFKAIMRKLEMTKPQPTLLMMPRIKVKSKQDMLSVMEKLEFFDFSYDLNLCRLTENLDLQVSAMQHQTVLELTESGVEAAAASAISVARNLLLFEVQQPFLFLLWDTQHRFPVFMGRVYDPRA